The following are encoded together in the Streptomyces rapamycinicus NRRL 5491 genome:
- the hpt gene encoding hypoxanthine phosphoribosyltransferase produces MGTDLKSVLITEDEINAKLAELAAAIDEEYADKDLLIVGVLKGAVMVMADLARALSTPVTMDWMAVSSYGAGTQSSGVVRILKDLDTDIKGKHVLIVEDIIDSGLTLSWLLSNLGSREPASLNVCTLLRKPEAAKVAIDVKWIGFDIPSEFVVGYGLDYAEKYRNLRFVGTLAPHVYGG; encoded by the coding sequence ATGGGCACCGACCTCAAGTCGGTCCTCATCACCGAGGATGAGATCAACGCGAAGCTGGCCGAGCTGGCCGCCGCCATCGACGAGGAGTACGCGGACAAGGATCTGCTGATCGTCGGCGTGCTCAAGGGCGCGGTCATGGTGATGGCGGATCTGGCGCGTGCCCTCTCCACGCCCGTCACCATGGACTGGATGGCCGTGTCGTCCTACGGCGCGGGCACCCAGTCCTCCGGGGTGGTGCGTATCCTGAAGGACTTGGACACCGACATCAAGGGCAAACACGTCCTGATCGTCGAGGACATCATCGACTCCGGACTGACGCTGTCGTGGCTGCTGTCGAACCTGGGCTCGCGCGAGCCGGCCTCGCTGAACGTCTGCACCCTGCTGCGCAAGCCGGAGGCGGCCAAGGTCGCCATCGATGTGAAGTGGATCGGCTTCGACATTCCCAGTGAGTTCGTCGTCGGCTACGGCCTGGACTACGCCGAGAAGTACCGGAACCTTCGGTTCGTCGGCACCCTGGCCCCTCACGTCTACGGCGGCTGA
- the ftsH gene encoding ATP-dependent zinc metalloprotease FtsH gives MDVKRYFRGPVMWIVLAVLAVVVLMQVVGSSGGYKSVDTSQVVKAINQNQVQSAELTTGDEHKVKIKLKDNVAKISGSDKLQATYIGDQGVDLAKTLQANAQKQGGIPDGYNVSTSKQNPFVGILLSLLPFVLIVVVFLFLMNQMQGGGSRVMNFGKSKAKLITKDTPKTTFTDVAGADEAVEELQEIKEFLQEPAKFQAVGAKIPKGVLLYGPPGTGKTLLARAVAGEAGVPFYSISGSDFVEMFVGVGASRVRDLFEQAKANAPAIVFVDEIDAVGRHRGAGMGGGHDEREQTLNQLLVEMDGFDVKGGVILIAATNRPDILDPALLRPGRFDRQIAVDRPDMQGRLEILKVHQKGKPVAPDVDLSAVARRTPGFTGADLSNVLNEAALLTARSDGKLIDNHFLDEAIDRVVAGPQKRTRIMSDKEKKITAYHEGGHALVAAASPNSDPVHKVTILSRGRALGYTMVLPDEDKYSTTRNEMLDQLAYMMGGRAAEELVFHDPTTGASNDIEKATTTARAMVTQYGMTERLGAIKFGSDNSEPFLGREMAHQRDYSEEVAALVDEEVKKLIEAAHNEAWEILVENRDVLDNLVLALLEKETLNKEEIAEIFAPIVKRPARPAWTGSSRRTPSTRPPVLSPRELAPANGAQPTSAASLTKSATPEDAAERPEESGSGSES, from the coding sequence ATGGACGTGAAGCGCTACTTCCGTGGGCCGGTCATGTGGATCGTGCTGGCCGTCCTCGCCGTGGTCGTGTTGATGCAGGTCGTCGGCTCGTCCGGCGGCTACAAGTCGGTGGACACCAGTCAGGTCGTCAAGGCGATCAACCAGAACCAGGTCCAGTCCGCCGAACTGACGACCGGCGACGAGCACAAGGTAAAGATCAAGCTCAAGGACAACGTCGCCAAGATCTCGGGCAGCGACAAGCTCCAGGCCACCTACATCGGTGACCAGGGCGTCGATCTCGCCAAGACTCTGCAGGCCAACGCCCAGAAGCAGGGCGGGATCCCCGACGGGTACAACGTCTCGACGTCGAAGCAGAACCCCTTCGTCGGGATTCTGCTCTCGCTGCTCCCGTTCGTGCTGATCGTCGTGGTCTTCCTGTTCCTGATGAATCAGATGCAGGGCGGCGGCTCCCGGGTGATGAACTTCGGCAAGTCGAAGGCCAAGCTCATCACCAAGGACACGCCGAAGACGACCTTCACCGATGTGGCGGGCGCCGACGAGGCGGTCGAGGAGCTCCAGGAGATCAAGGAGTTCCTCCAGGAGCCGGCGAAGTTCCAGGCCGTGGGTGCCAAGATCCCCAAGGGTGTGCTGCTCTACGGCCCGCCCGGTACGGGTAAGACGCTGCTCGCGCGCGCCGTCGCGGGCGAGGCGGGTGTCCCCTTCTACTCGATCTCCGGCTCCGACTTCGTCGAGATGTTCGTGGGCGTGGGTGCCTCCCGCGTCCGCGACCTGTTCGAGCAGGCCAAGGCCAACGCCCCGGCCATCGTCTTCGTCGACGAGATCGACGCCGTCGGCCGGCACCGCGGCGCGGGCATGGGCGGCGGCCATGACGAGCGCGAGCAGACGCTGAACCAGCTGCTCGTCGAGATGGACGGCTTCGATGTGAAGGGCGGGGTCATCCTGATCGCCGCCACCAACCGGCCCGACATCCTCGACCCGGCGCTGCTGCGCCCGGGCCGCTTCGACCGGCAGATCGCCGTCGACCGCCCGGACATGCAGGGCCGGCTGGAGATCCTCAAGGTCCACCAGAAGGGCAAGCCGGTCGCCCCGGACGTCGACCTGTCGGCCGTCGCCCGCCGCACCCCCGGCTTCACCGGTGCCGATCTGTCGAACGTGCTGAACGAGGCCGCCCTGCTGACGGCCCGCAGCGACGGGAAGCTGATCGACAACCACTTCCTGGACGAGGCGATCGACCGTGTCGTGGCCGGTCCGCAGAAGCGGACCCGGATCATGAGCGACAAGGAGAAGAAGATCACCGCGTACCACGAGGGCGGTCACGCCCTCGTCGCGGCGGCGTCTCCGAACAGCGATCCGGTGCACAAGGTCACGATCCTCTCCAGAGGCCGGGCCCTGGGCTACACCATGGTCCTGCCCGACGAGGACAAGTACTCGACCACGCGCAACGAGATGCTGGACCAGCTCGCCTACATGATGGGCGGCCGGGCCGCGGAGGAGCTCGTCTTCCACGACCCGACCACGGGCGCGTCCAACGACATCGAGAAGGCCACCACCACGGCCCGCGCGATGGTCACGCAGTACGGCATGACCGAGCGGCTCGGCGCGATCAAGTTCGGCTCCGACAACTCCGAGCCGTTCCTCGGCCGTGAGATGGCTCACCAGCGCGACTATTCCGAAGAGGTCGCCGCGCTGGTGGACGAGGAGGTCAAGAAGCTCATCGAGGCCGCGCACAACGAGGCGTGGGAGATCCTCGTCGAGAACCGGGACGTCCTGGACAACCTGGTGCTGGCGCTGCTGGAGAAGGAGACGCTGAACAAGGAGGAGATCGCCGAGATCTTCGCCCCGATCGTGAAGCGTCCGGCCCGCCCGGCGTGGACCGGTTCCTCGCGGCGTACGCCCTCCACCCGTCCGCCGGTGCTCTCCCCCAGGGAGCTCGCCCCGGCGAACGGTGCCCAGCCCACCTCGGCGGCCTCGCTGACCAAGAGCGCCACCCCGGAGGACGCCGCCGAGCGCCCCGAGGAGTCGGGCTCCGGTTCGGAGAGCTGA
- the folE gene encoding GTP cyclohydrolase I FolE, whose protein sequence is MTDPVTLDGESPIGVFDEKRAENAIRELLIAVGEDPDREGLRETPGRVARAYKEIFAGLRQEPEDVLTTTFDLGHDEMVLVKDIEVMSSCEHHLVPFVGVAHVGYIPSHDGKITGLSKLARLVDVYARRPQVQERLTTQIADSLMRILEPRGVIVVVECEHMCMTMRGVRKPGAKTLTSAVRGQLRDPATRAEAMSLIMAR, encoded by the coding sequence ATGACCGACCCGGTGACGCTGGACGGCGAGAGCCCCATTGGCGTATTCGACGAGAAGCGCGCCGAGAACGCGATCCGCGAGCTGCTGATCGCCGTCGGCGAGGACCCCGACCGGGAGGGGCTGCGCGAGACGCCGGGCCGGGTGGCCCGTGCGTACAAGGAGATCTTCGCGGGGCTGCGCCAGGAGCCGGAGGACGTCCTGACCACCACCTTCGACCTGGGCCACGATGAGATGGTGCTGGTCAAGGACATCGAGGTGATGTCCTCCTGCGAGCATCACCTGGTGCCGTTCGTGGGCGTGGCCCATGTGGGCTATATCCCGTCCCACGACGGCAAGATCACCGGGCTGTCCAAGCTGGCCCGGCTGGTCGACGTCTACGCCCGCCGCCCCCAGGTCCAGGAGCGGCTGACCACCCAGATCGCCGACTCCCTGATGCGGATACTGGAACCGCGCGGGGTGATCGTGGTGGTCGAGTGCGAGCACATGTGCATGACCATGCGCGGGGTGCGCAAGCCCGGTGCCAAGACCCTCACCTCGGCCGTCCGCGGCCAGCTGCGCGACCCGGCCACCCGGGCGGAGGCGATGAGCCTCATCATGGCCCGCTGA
- a CDS encoding DUF3180 domain-containing protein, with protein MKQLRIGVLVGLFAVAGVVSWAGARLWDTFGSLPSVPVAAPIVLALIAVVLAATALSLRARLRAQRERQPDAKGVDPMVAARAVVFGQASALVAALISGMYGGVGVFLVMEQLDVPARRDQAFYAGGSVLAGAGVVAAAFFLERVLKLPEDDDNDGNGPSAAARA; from the coding sequence GTGAAGCAACTTCGGATCGGGGTGCTGGTCGGGCTGTTCGCCGTGGCCGGTGTGGTGTCGTGGGCGGGAGCCCGGCTGTGGGACACCTTCGGGTCGCTGCCGAGCGTCCCGGTGGCCGCGCCGATCGTGCTGGCCCTGATCGCGGTGGTGCTGGCCGCCACCGCGCTGTCGCTGCGGGCCCGGCTGCGCGCCCAGCGGGAGCGGCAGCCCGACGCCAAGGGCGTGGACCCGATGGTGGCCGCCCGTGCGGTGGTCTTCGGGCAGGCCAGCGCGCTGGTGGCGGCGCTGATCTCGGGGATGTACGGCGGGGTGGGCGTCTTCCTGGTCATGGAGCAGCTCGATGTGCCCGCCCGCCGCGATCAGGCGTTCTACGCCGGGGGCTCGGTCCTGGCGGGCGCGGGAGTGGTGGCGGCCGCGTTCTTCCTGGAGCGAGTGCTCAAACTCCCCGAGGACGACGACAACGACGGCAACGGCCCGAGCGCGGCGGCCCGCGCCTGA
- the folK gene encoding 2-amino-4-hydroxy-6-hydroxymethyldihydropteridine diphosphokinase, protein MSSSDPTVQPVPASVVEQVDAADVTLSNPKRAVISLGSNLGNRLETLQGAVDALEDTPGLRVKAVSPVYETDPWGVEPGAQAAYFNAVVLIKTTLPPSSLLERGHAIEEAFERVRDERWGPRTIDVDIVAYQDVVSDDPQLTLPHPRAHERAFVLVPWNDVDPQAEVPGRGTVAGLLATVGQDGVRVRVDLELRLPE, encoded by the coding sequence ATGAGCAGCAGCGACCCGACCGTGCAGCCCGTTCCCGCCTCCGTGGTGGAGCAGGTGGACGCCGCCGACGTGACGTTGAGCAACCCCAAACGGGCGGTGATCTCGCTCGGCAGCAACCTGGGCAACCGCCTGGAGACCCTCCAGGGCGCGGTCGACGCGCTGGAGGACACCCCGGGTCTGCGGGTCAAGGCCGTGTCGCCGGTGTACGAGACGGATCCGTGGGGCGTGGAGCCCGGCGCCCAGGCCGCGTACTTCAACGCGGTGGTGCTGATCAAGACGACGCTGCCGCCGTCCTCGCTGCTGGAGCGCGGCCACGCCATCGAGGAGGCGTTCGAGCGGGTGCGGGACGAGCGCTGGGGCCCGCGCACCATCGACGTGGACATCGTGGCGTACCAGGACGTGGTCTCCGACGACCCGCAGCTGACCCTGCCGCATCCGCGCGCCCATGAGCGCGCCTTCGTCCTGGTGCCGTGGAACGACGTGGATCCGCAGGCCGAGGTGCCCGGGCGCGGTACGGTCGCGGGGCTGCTGGCGACGGTGGGTCAGGACGGGGTCCGGGTCCGCGTCGATCTGGAACTGCGACTGCCCGAGTAG
- the folB gene encoding dihydroneopterin aldolase, which yields MDRVALRGLRARGHHGVLPHEREEGQDFVVDLVLGLDTRPAAADDDLGRTVHYGVVAEEVVDVVRGEPVDLIETLAERIADRCLEHDVVREVEVVVHKPQAPITVPFDDVTITITRSRV from the coding sequence GTGGATCGTGTCGCGCTGCGCGGCCTGAGGGCTCGCGGGCACCACGGTGTGCTGCCCCATGAGCGCGAGGAGGGCCAGGACTTCGTCGTGGACCTCGTGCTCGGCCTGGACACCCGGCCCGCCGCGGCCGACGACGACCTCGGCAGGACCGTCCACTACGGCGTGGTGGCGGAGGAGGTCGTGGACGTGGTGCGGGGTGAGCCGGTCGATCTGATCGAGACGCTGGCCGAACGGATCGCGGACCGGTGCCTCGAGCACGACGTGGTGCGGGAGGTCGAGGTCGTGGTGCACAAGCCGCAGGCCCCGATCACCGTGCCCTTCGACGACGTGACCATCACCATCACCCGGAGCCGAGTATGA
- a CDS encoding nuclear transport factor 2 family protein has translation MTSLTDNERVALVNTALYDAMEQGDHATLQRLWLDSPDTEVSCVHPGWPVLRGRGEVLRSYALIMANTDYIQFFLTDVEVSVMADTAMVTCTENILSGAPAEEEGQLGPLVGQLVVATNVFRRTEDGWKVWAHHGSPVLAESDDDEPGGPEGPADDGLLPG, from the coding sequence GTGACTTCCCTTACGGACAACGAGCGTGTGGCGCTGGTGAACACCGCGCTGTACGACGCCATGGAGCAGGGCGACCACGCCACGCTGCAGCGGCTCTGGCTGGACTCCCCCGACACCGAGGTGTCCTGTGTCCACCCGGGCTGGCCGGTGCTGCGCGGCCGGGGCGAGGTGCTCCGCTCATACGCCCTGATCATGGCCAACACCGACTACATCCAGTTCTTCCTGACGGATGTCGAGGTGTCGGTGATGGCCGACACCGCCATGGTGACCTGCACCGAGAACATCCTGAGCGGCGCCCCCGCGGAGGAGGAGGGCCAGCTCGGCCCGCTGGTGGGTCAGCTGGTCGTGGCCACGAACGTGTTCCGCCGGACGGAGGACGGCTGGAAGGTCTGGGCGCACCACGGCTCCCCGGTACTCGCGGAGAGCGACGACGACGAGCCGGGCGGCCCCGAAGGCCCCGCCGACGACGGACTGCTGCCGGGCTGA
- the folP gene encoding dihydropteroate synthase, with amino-acid sequence MSTLHGRGRVAGLPEWDRCAVMGVVNVTPDSFSDGGRWFDTDLAVKHGLDLVAAGADLVDVGGESTRPGAARVDEAEELRRVIPVVRELAAAGAVISVDTMRAAVAERAVAAGARLVNDVSGGGADPAMVPMVAAAGVPFVVMHWRGQSIDMNNRAVYADVVGEVVAELRAGLERAVAGGVDPERIVVDPGLGFAKDADHDLALVARLSALRELGRPLLVAASRKRFLGRVLAGDGGSPPPARERDAATAAVSALAAREGAWAVRVHEVRASADAVRVARAIEAAEPTAGAL; translated from the coding sequence ATGAGCACGTTGCATGGGCGGGGACGGGTGGCCGGACTGCCGGAGTGGGACCGGTGCGCGGTGATGGGCGTGGTGAACGTCACACCCGACTCCTTCTCCGACGGCGGGAGGTGGTTCGACACCGATCTGGCCGTCAAGCACGGTCTCGATCTGGTCGCCGCCGGGGCCGACCTGGTGGACGTCGGCGGCGAGTCGACCCGGCCCGGCGCGGCGCGCGTCGACGAGGCCGAGGAGCTGCGCCGGGTGATCCCCGTGGTCCGGGAGCTGGCCGCGGCCGGGGCCGTGATCAGCGTGGACACCATGCGGGCCGCGGTGGCCGAACGGGCCGTGGCGGCCGGGGCCCGGCTGGTCAACGACGTCAGCGGCGGCGGCGCCGACCCCGCGATGGTGCCCATGGTGGCCGCGGCGGGGGTGCCGTTCGTGGTGATGCACTGGCGCGGCCAGTCGATCGACATGAACAACCGGGCGGTGTACGCGGACGTGGTCGGCGAGGTCGTCGCCGAGCTGCGGGCCGGTCTGGAGCGTGCGGTCGCGGGCGGTGTCGACCCGGAGCGGATCGTGGTCGACCCGGGTCTGGGCTTCGCCAAGGACGCCGACCACGACCTGGCGCTGGTGGCCCGGCTGTCCGCGCTGCGGGAGCTCGGCCGGCCGCTGCTGGTGGCGGCCTCCCGCAAGCGGTTCCTGGGGCGGGTCCTGGCCGGTGACGGGGGCAGCCCGCCGCCCGCCCGGGAGCGGGACGCCGCCACGGCGGCGGTCTCCGCGCTCGCGGCGCGCGAGGGCGCCTGGGCCGTCCGGGTGCACGAGGTACGGGCCAGCGCGGACGCGGTGCGCGTGGCGCGGGCCATCGAAGCGGCCGAACCCACGGCGGGAGCGCTGTGA
- a CDS encoding phosphatidylglycerol lysyltransferase domain-containing protein gives MSDSQDAETSGKVPTRIRRLPRGPRPEAVPTAVGTACTLIGLMDIVFPRLRHSRVHALAELLPGAVSSLAAAASIVVGLLLLMLAHGLKRRKRRAWVAAVGLLPVGAAAQLLYRHSVIGMVLSLVLMGVLLRYRAEFAALPDPRSRWMALANFVIMGAVSVTVGLLIVRSHPDAIEGSPSLGEQLEHVLWGLFGFEGPVDYRHGADYTVGYSLGALGLLTVATTAYLAFRPEHPAARLTAEDEERLRGLLAAHGRRDSLGHFALRRDKAVVFSPTGKAAVCYRVVSGVMLASGDPVGDVEAWPGAIARFMEEARAHSWTPAVMGCSETGGEVWTRETGLDALELGDEAIVDVADFTLSGRAMRNVRQMVKRIERAGYQTRVRRAADLGPEELETIRRAAADWRGTDTERGFSMALGRIGDQADGDAVIATAHKAADQGAEEGPYGDLKAVLHFVPWGRDGMSLELMRRDRSADPGMNELLIVAALRAAPELGVERVSLNFAMFRSALARGEKLGAGPVLRGWRALLVFLSRWFQIESLYKFNAKFQPRWEPRFVVFRNTRDLPRIGLAAMQAEGFVSLALPRLLRRGRRPERRPCAHRHLTEGRELQQAA, from the coding sequence ATGTCTGACAGTCAAGATGCCGAAACATCCGGGAAGGTTCCCACCCGGATACGGCGCCTGCCGCGCGGCCCCAGGCCGGAGGCGGTGCCCACCGCCGTCGGCACCGCGTGCACGCTGATCGGGCTGATGGACATCGTCTTCCCCCGGCTGCGGCACAGCAGGGTGCACGCGCTGGCCGAGCTGCTGCCGGGCGCCGTGAGCTCCCTGGCGGCCGCCGCCTCGATCGTGGTCGGTCTGCTGCTGCTGATGCTGGCCCACGGCCTCAAACGGCGTAAGCGGCGGGCCTGGGTGGCGGCCGTGGGACTGCTGCCGGTCGGCGCCGCCGCACAGCTGCTCTACCGGCACTCGGTCATCGGCATGGTCCTCTCCCTCGTGCTGATGGGGGTGCTGCTCCGCTACCGCGCCGAGTTCGCGGCGCTGCCGGATCCGCGCAGCCGCTGGATGGCGCTGGCCAACTTCGTGATCATGGGCGCGGTCAGCGTCACCGTGGGGCTGCTCATCGTCCGGTCGCATCCGGACGCCATCGAAGGAAGCCCGTCGCTGGGCGAGCAGTTGGAGCACGTCCTGTGGGGCCTGTTCGGCTTCGAGGGGCCGGTCGACTACCGCCACGGCGCGGACTACACCGTCGGCTACTCCCTCGGCGCGCTTGGCCTGCTGACCGTGGCCACCACCGCCTATCTCGCCTTCCGCCCCGAGCACCCCGCCGCCCGCCTCACCGCCGAGGACGAGGAGCGGCTGCGGGGCCTGCTCGCCGCCCACGGGCGCCGCGACTCGCTCGGCCACTTCGCGCTCCGCCGCGACAAGGCCGTGGTCTTCTCCCCCACCGGCAAGGCCGCGGTCTGCTACCGCGTGGTCTCCGGGGTGATGCTCGCCAGCGGCGACCCGGTCGGCGACGTGGAGGCGTGGCCGGGTGCGATCGCCCGCTTCATGGAGGAGGCGCGGGCCCACTCCTGGACCCCCGCGGTGATGGGGTGCAGCGAGACCGGCGGCGAGGTGTGGACCCGCGAGACCGGCCTGGACGCGCTGGAGCTCGGCGACGAGGCCATCGTCGATGTGGCGGACTTCACCCTCTCCGGGCGCGCCATGCGCAATGTGCGCCAGATGGTCAAGCGGATCGAGCGGGCGGGCTACCAGACCCGGGTACGGCGCGCCGCCGACCTGGGCCCCGAGGAGCTGGAGACCATCCGGCGCGCCGCCGCCGACTGGCGGGGCACCGACACCGAGCGCGGCTTCTCGATGGCGCTGGGCCGGATCGGCGACCAGGCGGACGGGGACGCGGTCATCGCCACCGCCCACAAGGCCGCCGACCAGGGCGCGGAGGAGGGCCCGTACGGGGATCTCAAGGCCGTGCTGCACTTCGTGCCGTGGGGCCGGGACGGGATGTCGCTGGAGCTGATGCGACGCGACCGCAGCGCCGACCCGGGCATGAACGAGCTGCTGATCGTGGCCGCGCTGCGGGCCGCCCCCGAGCTGGGCGTGGAGCGGGTGTCGCTGAACTTCGCGATGTTCCGCTCGGCGCTGGCGCGCGGCGAGAAGCTGGGCGCGGGCCCGGTGCTGCGCGGCTGGCGGGCGCTGCTGGTCTTCCTCTCCCGCTGGTTCCAGATCGAGTCGCTGTACAAGTTCAACGCGAAGTTCCAGCCGCGCTGGGAGCCGCGCTTCGTGGTCTTCCGCAACACCCGCGACCTGCCGCGGATCGGCCTGGCCGCGATGCAGGCCGAGGGGTTCGTCTCGCTCGCCCTGCCCCGGCTGCTGCGCCGCGGCCGCCGCCCCGAGCGCCGGCCCTGCGCCCATCGGCACCTGACCGAGGGCCGCGAGCTCCAGCAGGCGGCCTGA
- a CDS encoding alpha/beta hydrolase has product MGLTSNNIVIAAAVAALLLFAVTIWLWPRLAGRGVAPVLGRFGMLLGTQLTVFMAFGLFANQSFGFYGSWSDLFGTQNEPGVVVDHDTPGTRVRVTETRHLAMDGGSSPRIAGRVEKVKIQGPVSGIASPAYIYLPPEYFRPEYARRTFPAALVLTGYPGTTEALINGLKYPQHSHKLVKAGRMQPLVLVMMRPTVAPPRDTECVDVPGGPRTETFFTKDLPKAVADHYRVGKRARNWGVIGNSTGGYCALKMAMRHPGAFSAAAGLSPSYKAPIDATTGDLFGGSERLERENDLMWRLDHKPAPPVSLLVSSSEHGEQNYKDTVRFVNKVKRLNRRGEPTRISSIILGTGGHNFNTWKREVPAALEWLGGRLADR; this is encoded by the coding sequence ATGGGTCTCACGAGCAACAACATCGTGATCGCGGCAGCCGTCGCGGCGTTGCTGCTGTTCGCGGTCACGATATGGCTGTGGCCCCGGCTGGCCGGGCGCGGCGTGGCTCCCGTACTCGGCCGGTTCGGCATGCTACTGGGCACGCAGCTGACCGTGTTCATGGCCTTCGGACTGTTCGCCAATCAGTCCTTCGGATTCTACGGATCCTGGTCCGACCTCTTCGGTACGCAGAACGAGCCGGGTGTCGTGGTGGACCACGACACCCCGGGCACCCGGGTGCGGGTCACCGAGACCCGTCACCTGGCCATGGACGGCGGCTCCTCGCCCAGGATCGCCGGGCGCGTCGAGAAGGTGAAGATCCAGGGGCCGGTCTCCGGGATCGCGAGCCCCGCGTACATCTATCTGCCGCCGGAGTACTTCCGGCCCGAGTACGCCCGGCGGACCTTCCCCGCCGCGCTGGTGCTGACCGGGTATCCGGGCACCACCGAGGCCCTCATCAATGGCCTGAAGTATCCACAGCATTCGCACAAGCTGGTCAAAGCGGGGAGGATGCAACCCCTCGTCCTGGTGATGATGCGGCCGACGGTCGCGCCGCCGCGTGACACCGAGTGCGTGGACGTACCCGGCGGACCGCGGACCGAGACGTTCTTCACCAAGGACCTGCCGAAGGCGGTGGCCGACCACTACCGCGTGGGCAAGCGGGCCCGTAACTGGGGCGTCATCGGAAATTCCACCGGCGGCTACTGCGCGCTGAAGATGGCGATGCGCCACCCCGGCGCGTTCTCGGCGGCGGCCGGGCTCTCCCCCTCGTACAAGGCCCCGATCGACGCGACCACGGGCGATCTCTTCGGCGGCAGCGAGCGGCTGGAGCGGGAGAACGACCTGATGTGGCGGCTGGACCACAAACCGGCGCCGCCGGTGTCGCTGCTGGTCTCCAGCAGCGAGCACGGTGAGCAGAACTACAAGGACACCGTGCGCTTCGTGAACAAGGTGAAGCGGCTCAACCGGCGCGGGGAGCCGACCCGGATCTCGTCGATCATCCTCGGCACCGGCGGCCACAACTTCAACACCTGGAAGCGGGAGGTCCCCGCCGCGCTGGAGTGGCTGGGCGGCCGCCTCGCCGACCGCTGA
- a CDS encoding betaine/proline/choline family ABC transporter ATP-binding protein (Members of the family are the ATP-binding subunit of ABC transporters for substrates such as betaine, L-proline or other amino acids, choline, carnitine, etc. The substrate specificity is best determined from the substrate-binding subunit, rather than this subunit, as it interacts with the permease subunit and not with substrate directly.), which produces MIRFEHVTKRYADGTTAVDDLSFEVSEGELVTLVGPSGCGKTTTMKMVNRLIEPTSGRILVDGEDIAEADPVALRRRIGYVIQQVGLFPHKTVLENTSTVPNLLGWQRKKGRERAAELLDLVGLDPSVYGDRYPDQLSGGQRQRVGVARALAADPPVLLMDEPFGAVDPVVREHLQTEFLRLQSQVRKTVLFVTHDIEEAVRLGDRIAVYGSGRIEQFDTPATVLGAPATPYVADFVGADRGLKRLSVTPIEPGDLTQPPVVHLDDPLTKAAAKLAAEGARWAVVLDDAERLHGWIPAEAADGARGTVRDHARRMEAWLPVGSPLKQAFSTMLQHDAGWIAVLDDDRFLGVLTPARLHEALRRSIDADAGGIARGDVQLQTVADV; this is translated from the coding sequence ATGATCCGTTTCGAGCATGTCACCAAGCGCTACGCCGATGGCACGACGGCCGTGGACGACCTCTCCTTCGAGGTGTCGGAGGGCGAACTGGTCACCCTCGTCGGCCCGTCGGGCTGCGGCAAGACGACGACGATGAAGATGGTGAACCGGCTCATCGAGCCGACATCGGGGCGGATCCTGGTGGACGGCGAGGACATCGCCGAGGCTGATCCGGTCGCCCTGCGCCGCCGTATCGGCTATGTCATCCAGCAGGTCGGGCTCTTCCCGCACAAGACCGTGCTGGAGAACACCTCGACCGTGCCGAATCTGCTGGGCTGGCAGCGGAAGAAGGGGCGGGAGCGCGCCGCCGAGCTGCTGGACCTGGTCGGCCTCGACCCGTCCGTCTACGGCGACCGCTACCCCGATCAGCTCTCCGGCGGTCAGCGGCAGCGCGTCGGCGTGGCCCGCGCGCTGGCCGCGGATCCGCCGGTGCTGCTGATGGACGAGCCGTTCGGCGCGGTCGACCCGGTCGTCCGCGAGCATCTCCAGACCGAATTCCTGCGACTTCAGTCACAGGTGCGGAAGACCGTGCTCTTCGTCACCCATGACATCGAGGAGGCGGTCCGGCTCGGGGACCGCATCGCGGTCTACGGCTCGGGGCGGATCGAGCAGTTCGACACCCCGGCCACGGTGCTGGGCGCGCCCGCCACCCCGTATGTGGCCGACTTCGTCGGCGCGGACCGGGGGCTGAAGCGGCTGTCGGTCACCCCCATCGAGCCCGGCGACCTGACCCAGCCGCCCGTGGTCCACCTGGACGACCCGCTCACCAAGGCGGCCGCCAAACTGGCCGCGGAGGGGGCGCGCTGGGCCGTCGTCCTGGACGACGCGGAGCGGCTGCACGGCTGGATCCCGGCGGAGGCGGCCGACGGCGCGCGGGGCACCGTACGGGACCACGCGCGCCGGATGGAGGCGTGGCTGCCGGTGGGGTCGCCGCTCAAGCAGGCGTTCAGCACGATGCTCCAGCACGACGCGGGCTGGATCGCGGTCCTGGACGACGACCGCTTCCTCGGCGTCCTCACCCCGGCCCGGCTCCACGAGGCGCTGCGCCGCTCGATCGACGCCGACGCGGGCGGCATCGCCCGCGGCGACGTCCAGCTCCAGACCGTCGCCGACGTGTAG